In one window of Balaenoptera musculus isolate JJ_BM4_2016_0621 chromosome 10, mBalMus1.pri.v3, whole genome shotgun sequence DNA:
- the ATF4 gene encoding cyclic AMP-dependent transcription factor ATF-4: MAEMSFLSSEVLVGDFMSPFDQSGLGAEESLGLLDDYLEVAKHFKPHGFSGDKAKAGFSEWLAVDGLVSASDNGKEDAFSGTDWMVEKMDLKEFDFNALLGIDDLETMPDELLATLDDTCDLFDPLLQEANKEPPQIVNPIGHLPESLPTTDQGAPFTFLQPLPLSPGALSSTPDHSFTLELCSEVVISEEDRKPDSTAYVTVHPQCVKEEDAPSDNDSGICMSPDSYLGSPQHSPPTSRGSPNRSLLSPGAPGGSARPKPYDPPGEKMIAAKVKGEKLDKKLKKMEQNKTAATRYRQKKRAEQEALTGECKELEKKNEALKEKADSLAKEIQYLKDLIEEVRKARGKKRIP; encoded by the exons ATGGCCGAGATGAGCTTCCTGAGCAGCGAGGTGTTGGTGGGGGACTTCATGTCCCCCTTCGACCAGTCGGGTTTGGGGGCTGAAGAGAGCCTGGGTCTCCTAGATGACTACCTGGAGGTGGCCAAGCACTTCAAACCTCATGGGTTCTCTGGCGACAAGGCTAAGGCGGGCTTCTCCGAATGGCTGGCTGTGGATGGGTTGGTCAGTGCCTCAGATAACGGCAAGG AGGATGCTTTCTCTGGGACAGATTGGATGGTGGAGAAAATGGATCTGAAGGAGTTTGATTTTAATGCTCTGTTGGGTATAGATGATCTGGAAACCATGCCAGATGAGCTTTTGGCCACGTTGGATGACACGTGTGATCTTTTTGACCCCCTACTCCAGGAGGCTAATAAGGAGCCCCCCCAGATAGTGAACCCAATAGGCCATCTTCCGGAAAGTTTGCCAACAACTGACCAGGGTGCCCCTTTCACTTTCTTAcagcctcttcccctctccccaggggcCCTGTCCTCCACTCCAGATCATTCTTTTACTTTAGAGCTATGCAGTGAAGTGGTGATCTCTGAAGAAGATAGGAAGCCGGACTCCACTGCTTACGTTACGGTGCACCCTCAGTGCGTAAAGGAAGAGGATGCCCCCTCAGATAATGATAGTGGCATCTGTATGAGCCCTGACTCCTATCTGGGCTCTCCCCAGCATAGCCCCCCTACCTCAAGGGGCTCTCCGAATAGAAGCCTGCTATCTCCAGGTGCCCCTGGTGGCTCTGCCCGCCCCAAACCCTACGATCCTCCTGGAGAGAAGATGATAGCAGCAAAAGTAAAGGGTGAGAAACTAgataagaaactgaagaaaatggaGCAGAACAAGACAGCAGCCACTAGATATCGCCAGAAGAAGAGGGCAGAGCAGGAGGCCCTCACTGGTGAATGTAAAGAGctagaaaagaagaatgaggcTCTGAAAGAGAAGGCAGATTCCTTGGCCAAGGAGATCCAGTATCTGAAAGATTTAATAGAAGAGGTCCGCAAGGCAAGGGGGAAGAAGAGGATCCCCTAG